From Rutidosis leptorrhynchoides isolate AG116_Rl617_1_P2 chromosome 3, CSIRO_AGI_Rlap_v1, whole genome shotgun sequence, a single genomic window includes:
- the LOC139898087 gene encoding beta-xylosidase/alpha-L-arabinofuranosidase 2-like isoform X2, whose protein sequence is MNVLYSAAASPPRYACDTDKNPVLKTYKFCDTSLDIITRVNDLVKRMTLQEKAGSLVSVADSIPRLGIPSYGWWSEALHGVSDTGPATWFNESVIPGATSFPQVILTAASFNESLFYAIGKVVSTEARAMYNVGVAGLTFWSPNVNIFRDPRWGRGQETPGEDPLLTSRYGATYVRGLQEREDGDKELLKVGACCKHYTAYDLDNWTSVDRYHFNAFVTKQDMEDTYNPPFKSCIIDGHVASVMCSYNQVNGIPTCADKVLLEDMVRGQWKLNGYISSDCDSLLVMFRSQNWAKTPEEVAADALHAGLDLNCGDSLKKFTANAVKQGLVNETIVDRAVTNNMATLMRLGFFDGHPRNQLYGNLGKTDVCTQANQELAREAARQGIVLLKNSVNSLPLVTNSIKSLAVIGPNANATKAMIGNYAGVPCKYTSPLKGLSDYVKTVYEEGCDIKCNSTVNFEKAKKVAADADAVVLVMGIDLSVAAEALDRTEIDLPGEQNLLVTEVAYAAKGPVIVVIMSGGGVDVEFAKCDPKISSILWVGLPGQEGGGALADVIFGRYNPGGRLPMNWYPRSYVDTVPMTNTNMRPNPTTGQPGQTYRFYRGKTIFQFGFGLSYTSYVHKLIKAPKVISIPLHQAHRCRSSNCNAIDATESACNDVFFDIEMTVTNSGKMGGSHTVLLFTSPPNMFNAPQKELVDFKKLWFEPGQRSMVRFRVNVCKQLSVVDEEGNRKVALGQYVLHVGDLKHFIDIKV, encoded by the exons ATGAATGTTCTTTATTCTGCTGCTGCTTCTC CCCCTCGTTATGCTTGTGACACCGATAAAAATCCTGTTTTAAAGACGTACAAGTTTTGTGACACGTCACTTGATATAATTACGAGGGTGAATGATTTGGTGAAGAGAATGACACTTCAAGAAAAGGCCGGGAGTTTAGTGAGTGTAGCCGATAGCATTCCCCGCCTTGGTATACCATCGTACGGATGGTGGTCTGAAGCACTGCACGGTGTATCGGACACTGGGCCCGCAACCTGGTTTAATGAAAGTGTGATCCCTGGAGCCACTAGTTTTCCTCAAGTTATTCTCACTGCAGCCTCATTCAATGAATCTTTATTCTATGCTATTGGAAAG GTGGTTTCGACTGAAGCTAGAGCGATGTACAATGTTGGTGTAGCAGGTTTAACGTTCTGGTCACCAAATGTGAACATATTTCGAGATCCGAGATGGGGAAGAGGTCAAGAAACGCCAGGAGAAGATCCACTTTTAACAAGTAGATATGGTGCGACGTATGTTAGAGGTTTACAAGAAAGAGAAGATGGCGATAAAGAACTTCTTAAAGTCGGAGCTTGTTGTAAACATTACACTGCTTATGATCTTGATAATTGGACTAGTGTCGACCGATATCATTTTAATGCATTC GTGACAAAACAAGATATGGAAGATACATATAACCCTCCATTTAAAAGCTGTATTATAGATGGACATGTTGCGAGTGTTATGTGTTCTTATAATCAAGTTAATGGTATACCAACTTGTGCCGATAAGGTGCTTTTGGAGGATATGGTTAGAGGCCAGTGGAAGCTCAACGG ATACATTAGTTCCGACTGTGATTCGTTACTGGTCATGTTCAGAAGCCAGAATTGGGCTAAAACACCGGAGGAAGTTGCAGCCGACGCTTTACATGCAG GGTTGGATCTCAATTGTGGGGATTCACTAAAGAAATTCACAGCAAATGCTGTCAAACAGGGGCTAGTGAATGAAACAATAGTCGATCGGGCGGTCACAAATAATATGGCAACACTTATGAGACTCGGGTTCTTCGATGGTCACCCAAGAAACCAACTTTATGGAAATTTAGGCAAAACAGATGTATGCACACAGGCTAACCAAGAACTAGCCCGTGAAGCCGCAAGACAAGGAATCGTGTTACTTAAAAACAGCGTTAACTCGTTACCACTAGTCACAAATTCAATCAAGTCGTTAGCTGTAATCGGGCCTAACGCTAATGCAACAAAAGCCATGATTGGGAATTATGCAGGGGTCCCATGTAAATACACATCTCCTTTAAAAGGACTTTCGGATTATGTTAAAACTGTGTATGAAGAAGGTTGTGATATTAAGTGTAACTCGACGGTTAATTTTGAAAAGGCGAAAAAAGTTGCAGCTGATGCGGATGCTGTTGTTTTAGTAATGGGTATAGATTTGTCTGTAGCGGCTGAAGCACTCGATAGGACTGAAATCGACCTTCCTGGTGAACAAAACCTTCTTGTTACTGAGGTCGCGTATGCAGCTAAAGGACCTGTGATCGTTGTTATTATGTCGGGTGGTGGAGTGGATGTGGAGTTTGCGAAATGTGACCCGAAAATCTCTAGTATTTTATGGGTCGGGCTACCGGGCCAAGAAGGTGGTGGCGCTTTGGCTGATGTCATTTTTGGTCGTTATAATCCAG GTGGACGACTACCGATGAATTGGTATCCACGATCCTATGTGGACACGGTCCCCATGACCAACACGAACATGCGACCAAACCCAACAACGGGCCAGCCCGGACAAACATACAGGTTTTATAGAGGCAAAACCATTTTCCAGTTTGGGTTCGGGCTAAGCTACACTTCGTACGTTCACAAACTCATCAAAGCACCTAAAGTCATATCGATCCCATTACACCAAGCTCACCGTTGCCGCTCATCGAATTGTAATGCTATTGATGCAACTGAAAGTGCATGTAATGACGTATTTTTCGATATAGAAATGACAGTTACAAATAGTGGTAAAATGGGTGGAAGTCACACAGTTTTGTTGTTTACTTCTCCTCCAAATATGTTCAATGCACCACAAAAAGAGTTGGTGGATTTTAAGAAACTGTGGTTCGAACCAGGCCAACGATCTATGGTGCGATTTAGAGTGAATGTGTGCAAGCAACTGAGTGTGGTTGATGAAGAAGGTAATAGGAAAGTTGCATTGGGTCAATATGTTCTTCATGTGGGTGACCTTAAACATTTTATAGATATTAAGGTTTGA
- the LOC139898087 gene encoding beta-xylosidase/alpha-L-arabinofuranosidase 2-like isoform X1: MAFQTRAKSSLIITLFIHLLCTIIVSSQSPRYACDTDKNPVLKTYKFCDTSLDIITRVNDLVKRMTLQEKAGSLVSVADSIPRLGIPSYGWWSEALHGVSDTGPATWFNESVIPGATSFPQVILTAASFNESLFYAIGKVVSTEARAMYNVGVAGLTFWSPNVNIFRDPRWGRGQETPGEDPLLTSRYGATYVRGLQEREDGDKELLKVGACCKHYTAYDLDNWTSVDRYHFNAFVTKQDMEDTYNPPFKSCIIDGHVASVMCSYNQVNGIPTCADKVLLEDMVRGQWKLNGYISSDCDSLLVMFRSQNWAKTPEEVAADALHAGLDLNCGDSLKKFTANAVKQGLVNETIVDRAVTNNMATLMRLGFFDGHPRNQLYGNLGKTDVCTQANQELAREAARQGIVLLKNSVNSLPLVTNSIKSLAVIGPNANATKAMIGNYAGVPCKYTSPLKGLSDYVKTVYEEGCDIKCNSTVNFEKAKKVAADADAVVLVMGIDLSVAAEALDRTEIDLPGEQNLLVTEVAYAAKGPVIVVIMSGGGVDVEFAKCDPKISSILWVGLPGQEGGGALADVIFGRYNPGGRLPMNWYPRSYVDTVPMTNTNMRPNPTTGQPGQTYRFYRGKTIFQFGFGLSYTSYVHKLIKAPKVISIPLHQAHRCRSSNCNAIDATESACNDVFFDIEMTVTNSGKMGGSHTVLLFTSPPNMFNAPQKELVDFKKLWFEPGQRSMVRFRVNVCKQLSVVDEEGNRKVALGQYVLHVGDLKHFIDIKV; encoded by the exons ATGGCGTTTCAAACGAGAGCAAAATCCTCTCTTATCATCACTCTCTTCATCCATCTGTTATGTACGATCATTGTTTCCTCACAATCCCCTCGTTATGCTTGTGACACCGATAAAAATCCTGTTTTAAAGACGTACAAGTTTTGTGACACGTCACTTGATATAATTACGAGGGTGAATGATTTGGTGAAGAGAATGACACTTCAAGAAAAGGCCGGGAGTTTAGTGAGTGTAGCCGATAGCATTCCCCGCCTTGGTATACCATCGTACGGATGGTGGTCTGAAGCACTGCACGGTGTATCGGACACTGGGCCCGCAACCTGGTTTAATGAAAGTGTGATCCCTGGAGCCACTAGTTTTCCTCAAGTTATTCTCACTGCAGCCTCATTCAATGAATCTTTATTCTATGCTATTGGAAAG GTGGTTTCGACTGAAGCTAGAGCGATGTACAATGTTGGTGTAGCAGGTTTAACGTTCTGGTCACCAAATGTGAACATATTTCGAGATCCGAGATGGGGAAGAGGTCAAGAAACGCCAGGAGAAGATCCACTTTTAACAAGTAGATATGGTGCGACGTATGTTAGAGGTTTACAAGAAAGAGAAGATGGCGATAAAGAACTTCTTAAAGTCGGAGCTTGTTGTAAACATTACACTGCTTATGATCTTGATAATTGGACTAGTGTCGACCGATATCATTTTAATGCATTC GTGACAAAACAAGATATGGAAGATACATATAACCCTCCATTTAAAAGCTGTATTATAGATGGACATGTTGCGAGTGTTATGTGTTCTTATAATCAAGTTAATGGTATACCAACTTGTGCCGATAAGGTGCTTTTGGAGGATATGGTTAGAGGCCAGTGGAAGCTCAACGG ATACATTAGTTCCGACTGTGATTCGTTACTGGTCATGTTCAGAAGCCAGAATTGGGCTAAAACACCGGAGGAAGTTGCAGCCGACGCTTTACATGCAG GGTTGGATCTCAATTGTGGGGATTCACTAAAGAAATTCACAGCAAATGCTGTCAAACAGGGGCTAGTGAATGAAACAATAGTCGATCGGGCGGTCACAAATAATATGGCAACACTTATGAGACTCGGGTTCTTCGATGGTCACCCAAGAAACCAACTTTATGGAAATTTAGGCAAAACAGATGTATGCACACAGGCTAACCAAGAACTAGCCCGTGAAGCCGCAAGACAAGGAATCGTGTTACTTAAAAACAGCGTTAACTCGTTACCACTAGTCACAAATTCAATCAAGTCGTTAGCTGTAATCGGGCCTAACGCTAATGCAACAAAAGCCATGATTGGGAATTATGCAGGGGTCCCATGTAAATACACATCTCCTTTAAAAGGACTTTCGGATTATGTTAAAACTGTGTATGAAGAAGGTTGTGATATTAAGTGTAACTCGACGGTTAATTTTGAAAAGGCGAAAAAAGTTGCAGCTGATGCGGATGCTGTTGTTTTAGTAATGGGTATAGATTTGTCTGTAGCGGCTGAAGCACTCGATAGGACTGAAATCGACCTTCCTGGTGAACAAAACCTTCTTGTTACTGAGGTCGCGTATGCAGCTAAAGGACCTGTGATCGTTGTTATTATGTCGGGTGGTGGAGTGGATGTGGAGTTTGCGAAATGTGACCCGAAAATCTCTAGTATTTTATGGGTCGGGCTACCGGGCCAAGAAGGTGGTGGCGCTTTGGCTGATGTCATTTTTGGTCGTTATAATCCAG GTGGACGACTACCGATGAATTGGTATCCACGATCCTATGTGGACACGGTCCCCATGACCAACACGAACATGCGACCAAACCCAACAACGGGCCAGCCCGGACAAACATACAGGTTTTATAGAGGCAAAACCATTTTCCAGTTTGGGTTCGGGCTAAGCTACACTTCGTACGTTCACAAACTCATCAAAGCACCTAAAGTCATATCGATCCCATTACACCAAGCTCACCGTTGCCGCTCATCGAATTGTAATGCTATTGATGCAACTGAAAGTGCATGTAATGACGTATTTTTCGATATAGAAATGACAGTTACAAATAGTGGTAAAATGGGTGGAAGTCACACAGTTTTGTTGTTTACTTCTCCTCCAAATATGTTCAATGCACCACAAAAAGAGTTGGTGGATTTTAAGAAACTGTGGTTCGAACCAGGCCAACGATCTATGGTGCGATTTAGAGTGAATGTGTGCAAGCAACTGAGTGTGGTTGATGAAGAAGGTAATAGGAAAGTTGCATTGGGTCAATATGTTCTTCATGTGGGTGACCTTAAACATTTTATAGATATTAAGGTTTGA